The proteins below come from a single Iocasia fonsfrigidae genomic window:
- a CDS encoding SDR family oxidoreductase, producing MDNLFDLENKSIVIFGGRGYLGTQFTEVLLKYGAIVHSVDIKDVNKTNTNNIEQLKTEYPNKLCFYNCNATNKNEIEQVREEIKEKGFQIDVLINAITQKGEDFYKPFEKVSLEGWKIGINGNLTAAFLACQVFVPDMVESKQGSIINISSIYGIVGNDQRIYRGSNLDKCYLDNESINSDDEEEQIYSHPVYPAAKGGVIALTKYLAAYYGKYNVRVNAISPGGVSYPEESESFIKNYSDRTPLGRKARPDEINGAIIFLSSRASSYVTGHNLVVDGGWTIW from the coding sequence ATGGATAATTTGTTTGATTTAGAAAATAAATCGATAGTTATTTTTGGTGGTAGAGGTTATTTAGGTACTCAGTTTACTGAGGTTTTGCTCAAGTATGGTGCTATAGTGCATAGTGTTGATATTAAAGATGTTAATAAAACTAACACCAATAATATAGAACAATTAAAAACAGAATATCCAAATAAACTTTGTTTTTATAATTGTAATGCTACAAATAAAAATGAAATTGAGCAAGTCAGAGAAGAAATAAAAGAAAAGGGTTTTCAAATTGATGTATTGATAAATGCAATCACTCAAAAGGGTGAAGATTTTTATAAACCTTTTGAGAAGGTTTCTTTAGAGGGATGGAAAATAGGAATAAATGGTAATCTAACGGCTGCTTTCTTAGCCTGTCAGGTTTTTGTTCCAGATATGGTTGAGAGTAAACAGGGTTCAATTATAAATATTTCTTCTATTTATGGGATTGTTGGTAATGATCAAAGGATTTATAGGGGTTCTAATTTGGATAAATGTTATTTAGATAATGAAAGTATTAATAGTGATGATGAGGAAGAACAAATTTATTCACATCCGGTTTATCCTGCTGCCAAAGGAGGAGTGATAGCTTTAACAAAATACTTAGCTGCTTACTATGGAAAATATAATGTGCGGGTTAATGCTATATCTCCTGGAGGTGTTAGTTATCCAGAGGAGTCAGAGAGTTTTATAAAGAATTATTCAGATAGAACTCCTTTAGGAAGAAAAGCAAGACCGGATGAAATAAATGGAGCTATTATATTTTTATCATCAAGAGCATCGTCATATGTAACAGGACACAACTTAGTTGTGGATGGGGGTTGGACTATATGGTAG
- a CDS encoding N-acetylneuraminate synthase family protein: MINKVLKEKIPYLIAETAYSFEGDKSYLLKQINRLEGTQVDCIKFHMLFNSSEYIVPEYEELNRCLDGWLLERNDWLDILNKAKLNKLDTIILTDDVESVNFCRENNKLVDGIEVHAACINDLKILDAAIKFSRDYNKVFFVGISGFEFQELSAIIEYLEDAKLENVVLMYGFQNFPTKLQDINLSKIPLIKKAIRYKVGYADHTKYNDVNKENLIYTAYTLGANIQEVHYVLGEGEERTDYITGLSNIRLNNIKEKLINIHLSIGNVDFRLNKGEREYLSFRKVPVYKENLVKGTRLTRKNVVFKRVKNPKRQHTFREIEQFYGKVVKRNVEKNKEIDYRDLID, translated from the coding sequence ATGATAAATAAAGTTTTGAAAGAAAAAATACCCTATTTAATAGCAGAAACCGCTTATAGTTTTGAGGGAGATAAATCTTATTTATTGAAACAGATTAATAGATTAGAAGGTACACAAGTTGATTGTATTAAATTTCATATGTTATTTAATAGTAGTGAATATATAGTTCCTGAATATGAAGAGCTAAATCGTTGTTTAGATGGATGGTTACTTGAAAGAAATGATTGGCTTGATATTTTAAATAAGGCAAAATTAAATAAGCTGGATACTATAATACTTACTGATGACGTAGAAAGTGTTAATTTCTGCAGAGAGAATAATAAATTGGTAGATGGGATAGAAGTACATGCAGCCTGTATTAATGATTTAAAAATATTAGATGCAGCTATTAAGTTCTCCAGGGATTATAATAAAGTGTTTTTTGTTGGGATTAGTGGATTTGAATTTCAGGAACTATCAGCTATTATTGAATATTTGGAAGATGCAAAACTTGAAAATGTTGTATTAATGTATGGGTTTCAAAATTTCCCTACAAAATTGCAAGATATAAACTTGAGTAAAATTCCTTTGATAAAAAAAGCTATTAGGTATAAAGTGGGATATGCAGACCATACGAAATATAATGATGTAAATAAAGAAAATTTGATCTACACTGCTTATACATTGGGAGCAAACATACAGGAAGTTCATTATGTTTTAGGAGAAGGAGAAGAAAGAACAGATTATATTACTGGACTTAGTAATATAAGATTAAATAATATAAAAGAAAAATTAATTAATATACATTTGAGTATTGGGAATGTTGATTTTAGGTTAAATAAAGGAGAAAGAGAATACCTAAGTTTCAGAAAAGTGCCTGTTTACAAGGAAAATTTGGTAAAAGGAACAAGATTAACTAGAAAAAATGTAGTGTTTAAAAGGGTTAAAAATCCAAAGAGACAACATACATTTAGAGAAATTGAACAATTTTATGGTAAGGTAGTTAAAAGGAACGTAGAAAAAAATAAAGAGATAGATTATAGAGATTTAATAGATTAA
- a CDS encoding CDP-glycerol glycerophosphotransferase family protein yields MINVIDKIIEIDNKLKKDYVVRGINLWPISRTYLSILLRNDIEVNRKKDKKSYKEMIFKIYNFSISSVSNNPFFAKEKDIIYLSPFEANREIRDNKLYNIYYDELSLTYPERTLIVESGALMRKKRRYFSSTIPQEIITFSGRIKRRFLNFQRQEIEVVNEFVNNIGIILGINNKNDNDNIILDNFKKCILNTVKNLLCCRDNWKRWMKRISPKIIIYHNSSPQIINLWAHQLRIKTAQYQHGIISGLQPSYNYGDIFFEDKYKTYLPDYLIIRGDKWKQYTRIPSKKITIGYPYFSKKIKGIYDNKIENGKEEKNEKEVVLILSQWPIRKDFVRYAEYLANNLDYKQYDIIFKLHPKFQEKVKEYSSLFRYKNISIIKEGEIYDLINQSNYIISSYSTAIYEALPFKKPIFILKNDISEATIPFEIGYRFSKPNELLRLILNKKYKKANYDYNNYFDESWKTNYSQFLINEIGLNIN; encoded by the coding sequence ATGATTAATGTGATTGATAAAATTATAGAAATAGATAATAAATTAAAAAAGGATTATGTGGTTAGAGGTATAAATCTTTGGCCAATAAGTAGGACTTACCTTTCAATATTATTAAGAAATGATATTGAGGTTAATAGAAAAAAAGATAAAAAAAGTTATAAGGAAATGATATTTAAAATTTACAATTTCTCTATTTCATCTGTTTCTAATAACCCTTTTTTTGCGAAAGAAAAAGACATTATTTATTTAAGCCCTTTTGAAGCAAATAGGGAAATCAGGGATAATAAACTTTACAACATATATTATGATGAGTTATCTTTGACTTACCCAGAAAGGACTTTAATAGTAGAAAGTGGAGCTTTAATGAGAAAAAAACGCAGATATTTTAGTTCTACAATACCACAAGAAATAATTACTTTTTCGGGGCGGATAAAAAGGAGATTTTTAAATTTTCAGCGACAAGAAATCGAAGTTGTTAATGAGTTTGTGAATAATATAGGTATTATCTTAGGTATTAACAATAAAAATGACAATGATAATATTATTCTAGATAATTTTAAAAAATGTATATTAAATACTGTTAAAAATTTATTGTGTTGTAGAGATAATTGGAAAAGGTGGATGAAAAGAATATCACCTAAAATAATTATCTATCATAATTCTTCTCCTCAAATTATTAATCTTTGGGCTCATCAATTGAGGATTAAAACAGCACAATATCAACATGGCATAATATCTGGGTTACAACCTTCATATAACTATGGAGACATATTTTTTGAAGATAAATATAAAACGTACCTTCCTGATTATTTGATAATCAGAGGGGATAAATGGAAACAATATACAAGGATACCATCTAAGAAAATCACTATTGGATATCCCTATTTTTCTAAAAAGATAAAAGGAATATATGACAATAAGATAGAAAATGGTAAAGAAGAAAAAAATGAAAAGGAAGTAGTCTTGATTTTATCTCAGTGGCCTATAAGAAAAGATTTTGTTAGATATGCTGAATATTTGGCAAATAATTTGGATTACAAACAATATGATATTATATTTAAACTTCATCCCAAGTTTCAGGAAAAGGTTAAGGAATATAGTTCTTTATTTCGGTATAAAAACATTTCAATAATTAAGGAAGGAGAAATTTATGATTTGATTAATCAATCTAATTACATTATATCATCTTATTCTACAGCTATATATGAAGCTTTGCCTTTTAAGAAACCGATATTTATATTAAAAAATGATATTTCAGAAGCGACAATTCCTTTTGAAATTGGGTATAGATTTAGTAAACCAAATGAGTTGCTGAGACTAATATTAAATAAAAAATATAAAAAAGCAAATTATGATTATAATAATTATTTTGATGAAAGTTGGAAAACAAACTACAGTCAATTTTTAATTAATGAGATAGGGTTAAATATTAATTAA
- a CDS encoding cytidylyltransferase domain-containing protein, with product MKIGYLVTARLKSTRLPKKLLLKINGTEMITYMIQRLKYSKAINEIIICTSTNVQDKPLEKIAKKLKVKCFRGSENDVLKRLYNAAVKFNLDYIVNITADCPLVSIEYVERIIDYYKKNSDVDLIRVFDLPHGAYSYGIKPKAIKKILSFKKSSDTEVWGRYFTDTGRFKVIDLEVDAEHKRPDLRMTLDYPEDFEFFKIIFEHFKEDIYTLTLDDIINYLDNNKSVVDINKNCEKLYKKRWQSQNKLEV from the coding sequence ATGAAAATAGGTTATTTAGTTACGGCTAGATTAAAATCAACAAGATTACCAAAAAAATTATTATTAAAAATTAATGGCACAGAAATGATAACTTATATGATACAAAGATTAAAATACTCTAAAGCTATAAATGAAATAATCATTTGCACTTCAACTAATGTTCAAGATAAACCATTGGAAAAGATAGCAAAAAAGCTAAAAGTTAAATGTTTTAGAGGTAGTGAAAATGATGTATTAAAGCGATTATATAATGCGGCTGTTAAATTTAATTTAGACTATATAGTAAATATTACCGCAGATTGCCCACTAGTTAGCATTGAGTATGTGGAGAGAATAATAGATTATTATAAAAAAAATAGTGATGTTGATCTAATTCGTGTCTTTGACTTGCCTCATGGAGCGTATTCTTATGGGATAAAACCAAAAGCAATAAAAAAAATACTTTCATTTAAAAAGAGTAGCGATACAGAGGTTTGGGGTAGGTATTTTACAGATACTGGGAGATTTAAAGTAATTGATTTAGAAGTGGATGCAGAACACAAACGACCTGATTTACGTATGACCCTGGACTATCCTGAAGATTTTGAGTTTTTTAAAATAATATTCGAACACTTTAAAGAAGATATTTATACCCTCACACTTGATGATATTATTAATTATCTAGATAATAATAAATCAGTGGTAGATATTAATAAAAATTGTGAGAAACTTTATAAAAAGAGATGGCAGTCGCAAAATAAATTGGAGGTATAG
- a CDS encoding lipopolysaccharide biosynthesis protein has protein sequence MQNKKIIKDQIKKVIGRENLEFVNHAKNYMSAEFFTKALSFISVPIFTRLLTPDEYGILAIFSSIISIFTVILSLRIAGANARYYYENNNKFNDFLGTNLIFIVIFNIISLYLMYIYRTGIAEYFNIKVDVFIIAVIVASLNVPIGIYLSYLQFSKQSKKYSEISVIKSIIILLLSISLVYLLKENRYYGKIYSLLTVTVVFSSFTIYKSINIAHFKFKIKYIKYALVFGIPLIPHSLSRFILNFFDRIIINQVTGPNDAGLYSFAYNVGMVMNVVVMATTKAWTPIFYEYMKKGSFDKIKKLSYEYSNYIYYAAIILILFSKEIVIILADKSYHIALNLVPIIIISYIFMFYYILYSGYSFYRKKTALISLATLLSGVINIILNYWLIPQFGYIAAAYTTAFSYLVLFTFHFINVKFVLKEKELILFRKIVINFVWVVISVIALYFINIYLSGLIIPVVVKLVIIVLTGWKFFVN, from the coding sequence ATGCAAAACAAGAAAATAATAAAGGATCAGATAAAGAAAGTTATAGGCAGAGAAAATTTAGAATTTGTTAATCATGCTAAAAATTATATGTCAGCAGAATTTTTTACAAAAGCTTTAAGTTTTATTTCTGTTCCAATATTCACTAGATTGTTAACTCCTGATGAATATGGGATTCTTGCTATTTTTTCATCTATTATTTCGATATTTACTGTTATATTATCTTTAAGGATTGCTGGTGCAAATGCTAGATATTATTATGAAAATAATAATAAATTTAATGATTTTTTAGGAACTAATTTAATATTTATAGTAATATTTAATATAATTTCATTATATCTAATGTATATTTACAGAACTGGTATAGCTGAATATTTTAATATAAAAGTAGATGTATTTATTATTGCTGTTATAGTGGCGTCTTTAAATGTTCCTATCGGTATATATTTAAGTTATCTTCAATTTAGCAAACAAAGCAAGAAATATTCAGAGATATCAGTTATTAAAAGTATTATTATTTTATTATTATCAATTTCATTAGTCTATTTATTAAAAGAGAATAGGTATTATGGTAAAATATATTCACTACTAACTGTAACAGTAGTATTTTCGAGTTTTACTATATATAAGTCAATTAATATTGCTCATTTCAAATTTAAAATTAAATATATTAAGTATGCATTAGTTTTTGGTATACCTCTTATTCCACATAGTTTATCAAGATTTATATTAAATTTTTTTGATAGGATTATTATAAATCAGGTTACTGGACCAAATGATGCTGGATTATACTCTTTTGCATATAATGTAGGTATGGTTATGAATGTTGTTGTAATGGCAACAACTAAAGCATGGACACCTATTTTTTATGAATACATGAAAAAGGGAAGTTTTGATAAAATTAAAAAACTTTCTTATGAATATTCTAATTATATATATTATGCAGCAATAATATTAATCTTGTTTTCTAAAGAGATTGTAATTATTCTGGCTGATAAAAGTTATCATATAGCTTTAAATCTAGTGCCTATTATTATTATTAGTTATATTTTCATGTTTTATTATATTCTTTATAGTGGATATTCTTTTTATAGAAAAAAAACAGCCTTAATTTCTTTAGCAACACTTTTGAGTGGGGTAATAAATATAATTTTAAATTATTGGTTAATTCCTCAATTTGGATATATAGCGGCTGCATACACTACTGCATTTTCATATTTAGTACTTTTTACTTTTCATTTTATTAATGTTAAGTTTGTTTTAAAGGAAAAAGAATTGATTCTATTTAGAAAAATAGTAATTAACTTTGTTTGGGTAGTTATATCTGTAATTGCTTTATATTTTATAAATATTTATTTAAGTGGATTAATTATACCAGTAGTTGTGAAGCTGGTGATTATAGTTTTAACAGGATGGAAATTTTTTGTTAATTAG
- a CDS encoding Gfo/Idh/MocA family protein: MNILIVGIGSIGTRYFKILKKLGNYNIFALRSGKGNNYHKERHKGLSSIYCFDEINNKNIERVLITNPTNLHLNTMKKCMKYKCPIFIEKPLADNLNSIYSYYNIINEYKPKITVGYVLRFHNLFIKLKELLQNKVIGNIVLSNMKVGHYLKYWHEYEDYRKVYYSQKKLGGGAIRTLSHEIDLCLFLFKKPDNVFGVVKKISNLEIDVDDYAMINMEIGNMVVNIEMNYLEPELIRKGEILGTEGKITYDFVEGIIKLTKYGIENETVFKYKGKEYDLMYERQMDYFLNNTNYTKTGDIYSGITVMEVIDAAEKSNKTGKRVDING, from the coding sequence GTGAACATATTAATAGTAGGAATAGGGTCTATAGGCACAAGATATTTCAAGATATTAAAAAAATTAGGGAATTATAATATTTTTGCACTTAGAAGTGGAAAAGGAAACAATTATCACAAAGAAAGACATAAAGGGTTATCATCTATATATTGTTTTGATGAGATTAATAATAAGAATATTGAGCGCGTTTTAATAACTAACCCTACTAATTTACATTTAAACACAATGAAAAAGTGTATGAAATATAAATGCCCTATTTTTATTGAGAAACCATTAGCTGATAATTTAAATTCAATTTATAGTTATTATAATATAATAAACGAGTACAAACCGAAGATTACGGTTGGTTATGTCTTAAGGTTTCATAATTTGTTTATTAAGTTAAAAGAATTATTACAGAATAAAGTGATTGGGAATATAGTTTTATCTAATATGAAGGTTGGTCATTATTTAAAATATTGGCATGAATATGAAGACTACAGGAAGGTATATTATTCTCAAAAAAAATTAGGCGGTGGGGCAATAAGAACACTGTCACATGAAATTGATTTATGTTTATTTTTATTTAAGAAGCCTGATAATGTTTTTGGGGTAGTTAAAAAGATTAGTAATTTAGAAATAGATGTTGATGACTATGCTATGATAAATATGGAAATTGGAAATATGGTAGTTAATATTGAAATGAATTATCTTGAACCTGAGTTAATTCGAAAAGGAGAAATATTAGGAACTGAAGGAAAGATAACGTATGATTTTGTTGAAGGTATAATAAAGCTAACAAAGTATGGGATAGAAAATGAGACTGTTTTTAAATATAAAGGTAAGGAATATGATTTAATGTACGAAAGACAGATGGATTATTTTTTAAATAATACAAATTATACCAAAACAGGTGATATTTATTCTGGAATTACAGTAATGGAGGTTATAGATGCTGCAGAAAAATCAAATAAAACTGGGAAAAGAGTTGATATAAATGGATAA